tctacccagacgctattaccggattcaggcgtggccgttcgtcaccagacaacgttgttgacttggtaacatttgcgcaaaaccagaaggcctgtaaacgactatctgctgctctgtttctagacgttaaaggggcttacgataatgtcacccatgaagccatcctagGCGTGTTAGAAACAGTAGGACTtagtggtaagatatatatgtgggtgtgcagctacttacagagaagatcattctacgtgcataCTGAAAATGggccgacatccgagcattacggtagccgaggagtgcctcaaggcggagtgcttagcccgacgcttttcaatctaaccctcattggattagttgacaacctgccaagcaccgtacgactttccatctatgtggacgacatctgcatttgggcatcaggtgtaacacgacttcagcttcgcgctcgacttcagaaggcagccacaatgacatcttgctaccttcgtcaacaaggacttgaaattccatgtgaaaagtgcgcaatggtggcattcaccaggaagccaatgtctcattgcggaatatcaattaacagacaacttataccatacagcagaagtgacaggttcctgggagtcgtaattgacagagacctgtcttggactccccACGTGAATtgcgtgaaaaagcggctgtctgctatctgtcacctgttcaggttccttgcaggaaaaagttggggagtatccatacacggtatgttacagctgtacatggtgttgttcgttggattcctgcggtacagcctgcctgcaacatcgaacacctgcaagactaacctccgtacgattcaaagcattcaaggcCAAGCACTTAAGATATGTCTTGAACTatcacgcagtgcgtcaacggctgaaaccattgccattgtccaggattacccaatcacgacaagcattaccgttgagacaatgcgtacgcatctcagacactatgctaggaccccttcccaccacctggcgagcctcactgttgaaaggacctgctcgacatttagcgctactgtcagtgcacatcgtgcatcgtttacttcagggtacgcacctgcggcgaagccagtgcttcctccgtggtgtttgagccgtccacaagtacatataacgattccaggactacagaagaagtcagatgtaccggcccctgctccaaaacaactgagcttactcctcttgcatgaaaagtacagcaaccacgtgcacatctataccgatggatggactacgtcgtccagttctggtggtgcggtggttatatcaacgcgaggaataacactgcggttcaagacatcgcatgtcatgacctcaacggcggcagaactaacggctctgcgtcgtgcactagaattcgtTGATTCTGAAaaacctacaaaatgggctgtgttttcagactcaaaaccggcatcacagtgcatgcagtcagttctccgacgcggctgtcatgaacagttggcATACGAAACCATGAAagttcaccatcacgtccaacaaaaaggccacgaggttgtatttcaatgggtacctggtcattgtggaatcagtggcaatgattccgcagacaacgctgctcgcacatcacaccaagaagagctcagtgttccaattccactttcgaggagagacgccgcaaggcagcttcgacacctggcacgcagtctcacactgaccgagtggaactcgccaaacgtacgacttacacgactgcatcaattaaacccctcactgcaactccgacctccattcggacttcctcgacgtgaagcttcgcttctctgtcgcctttggttaggagttgccttcacaaaggcataatctacattaattggagtgaccgacagtgcagcatgcgaggtctgcggcaccgacgaaactattgaccacctgctgtgccactgtccacgatatgcccaagaaagacaagaacttgctaacgcgctaaaaaaactggacaatcggacgctttccgtgcaggtgctgctggaacaacGCCCCCATCGCTCgccggcccataaagcggtgaaggcacttctgtgcgtcttgaggacgacgggcttgtgtcaacgtctgtgactattagtgcgctaaaacacgcgtcagcgaactaaccgctcatttcccttctttcctttcctcctctctctccctgtcatctttgtgttccctcttcccattcccccggtgtagggtagccaaccggacgttattctggttaacctccctgccttctgcctttctcttgcttcctcccCACCTTAATCCACCCATATCCTCCcataatccactttaatccatcGTAACCAACACCAGCTAGAAGACTGCGGGTACCACCTAGATAAATAAGGCCACACGTCACAAGCGGTTGGTTGGCCCACTCAATGGGGCACGCAGTTGTGTTTATCAGTAACCGGGTAGGCTTGCTTGGCGATGTAGAGAAAGCGCACACAATCacgtagtaaaaaaaaagtatgggtGCGTGGCACCCCAAAGCAGCTCAATTCGCAGGCTAGGAAGGGCGCCCTAATGGTGGACAACGCGTTAATTTCGACAACATGAGGTTACTTAGCCTATACCTAAAGCatggtacacgagcgcttttgcgtTCCGTccgcattgaaatgcggccgccgcggcggggtaTCGAACATGTCACCTCGTACTCCAGAGTATAACGACCTAGACATGACGCGGCAAGTGTACTGCACAAACTTGTAAATTGTGTTTTATAATGTGCCATTACTGAAGCGACGAATTGCCATTATTTTGCATAAAGAGCTACCATGCGTACAAGAAGCGGCATTGAAGAGCTCACTGAGCCCCATTGATTGTTTCAGAGATCGGTCCCAATAGAGAGTTCGTGCTTAGTTCCCCAATAGCATGTATACAACTTTCCTATATAATAATGACCTCACAAGCGCACCAGCCAGCACGTAGGTTAGTTCCGTGTCACGGGGCTCACCTTAAAATGACGCGCTATTAGGCGCGAGCGCGCAGGGTGTCCTAGTGTCTAAGCATCGTCGTCTAGGCTGTTTCAGTGAACCCTACATGTAACGCCTGCTGTTCATCAGCAAATTTATCCTTAGCAATCGATTTTGTCAAACCTGTGCTTATTTTAGTTTGCGTTAGAAGCGAATAAGCAGCAGGGGCTGTGTTGAGCCAAGCGAAATAGCCTAGCACACGATGATCGAACAAGAGCATGCTGTGTGCGCATGCGCCCGCCGACACTAATTTCGCAGCTGCTCTACGCGACACGGCACTGACCATCATGTCGGCCGACGCGTCCGTGAGAGGATTACCCTTTTGGTAAACTGCAGAACCGTCAGGCAGTCTTGCGGTGTGGGCCTGTTCTTTGAAAACTCTAAAGCACTTTGTGGTAGGCCTTTATTTCTCAGTGTTCAAAAACTCGGTGCATaaaaaatatttgttttattTAGTTCTGTCTAAATTGGTTATAGTGTAACAAGGCAAGCTATTTTCCCCAGACTAGACCCGCTCTAATGTTGCTTCGACCAGAGCCCGCAAGTGAAAGTCATCTACTGCCTTCTCGCATATCGATGCCCGGGTACCAGCTTCTTTTGTTTTCTGATAACCTAACCACAGTGACTGCCGCCTCTCTTGCATTTTTGTTGTTGTCTGTGTTCGTTTTTGCTGCAATCTGAGAAAAACTTACTTTAAACGTTTCCACGCTTCAATCAGTCCTTAAAACCCATGATGGACGATGAGAAGTGACATCTCCAGCACATAAAATATTGAACTCGGATATTCAACTCACTTCGACATACTACGACTCATGTTGACGCGGACTAGCGTCGACTCTCTCAGACTTGTAGTGTTATCGGTTCACCGGGGACAGTATCCAACCCATAGCCTCAGCGCTTGAGGCGCCCGTAATGAGACAGCTGGTCGACACATCCCGCCTCggtaagaaagtttattttattttatttcttggtagtttcttgataagCACCACGgaccacaaattgcggctggcttaaacagcttcgctggtaaaatcactgcccaagcactccatacagacgGTTAACCAACCAATGATGCTGGTTAACCAGTGAACCAGCGAcccagccaatgacggcactctaatggcaaagcaggcccgggatagccaggtGCGTTTCCCGGCCttgccattaacgggcattcaccggcaaggcagggccagcgctggatgtctgttacagtggctttgccagcactggcattacggaggcaacggcatgccctcgcggcccagccagtgccggctgaaaaccatcatcggccctagttggccccatgtaatgTGCTGCCTGAGCTGTTGCTAAATACGTACTACACAAATGTGTTTTTTCCGAaggtgaaagaagctcgcgatacacgcagaattgccgcgcgacggCCGCTCGAGgtattttgcatgtattcgtgggcttctttcacgctcgcaaaaacacatttatgtggcagcaacagaaagctgtatcgggagttttcatgttgctctacaatcttgtcattgacactttgataattaggacagtgcttctcgagttaaataattaattacaattacctaattgcctaatcagtaacaaaaaattactaccGGCTACTCAACTGTACTGGAaccaatacgcactaggttttcttcgcgtaacgcctttccttttttttaaatcgtgctgcgtgatagctgggacaacctgtatatgcTTGTTCCATTGCGGAGGTTCTGGTAAAATATCTGCAGATGTATTTAAACGTTCATATAGCGAACTAATCATAGAGAGAAATAATCATTGTTGCCATTGAAATGACCATATAAACATGCATTGAAAATCTTGTTTTTTAGAACGATGATTTCATATATGCAAATAACAGGCCATCCTTAGTTTAGAATGAAATTGCTGTTATATCGAGCGGAGAAGGCCAAATTCTGGTGGCGGGTGATGTTTGTAGCAAATCGCAATGCGTCAGTTTATATGACACCCGCGAGCTTGCGGCCACTGCAGACAACGTGTCAAAGAGGCCACGCTGCCGTGTCAGCGGTATGGGGCCCCGAGATCGGCAAGCCTAACCGTGGCCAATTCAACGAACTTCATCAGATGAATACGGATACAGATACCCTTGTATACATGTATGTGTATACCTACAACGAGTTCAATGTGCACAACACGCTGCTCGTTGGTGAGTGCTCTGTACTACTGGGGGACAAATGTGTCCAGGACGCGTGAGCGGCGCTAACTGCCGAGCTAAGCCACGATGTGAACTGGCTTCGAGACCGTTGAATACGGCAAGCACGTCCCGCTCCGTTCGCAGGCATGTGGTTTTTTCTAGCTTATCTGCCACATCATGTTTGCCACGGAGTTCGTCGCGAGGTTTATCAATCTTCGATTAAGCCAAATGTAATAGGCTGGCTTTAGAAAGGGATATTCTATAAGGACATCCTTGGCATTGATGAAGTTATTGAGCACTTTGCAGCAGGATATACACCTTAAAATTTAAAATTGAATTATGGAGTTTGTCGTACCAAacccaccatatgattatgacgcacggcgtggtgggggactccggaaaagaacgtcgcagtttcgcacgaaaggcgaagcattgattgcgatagcaaattagtagatggCTATACGAAGCAAGCATAGTAGTTTATTGGGCCTTATAAAGTTGTACGCATTCGCTTAcatgcacggtgtcacgcgcgcacaggtaaacatgagcacatctcgctctATGACCGCGTAAATTCGCTGTGAgaatgccggagtgagaaagcgcgccagcagcagcgggcaaattgaatTTCACGATCTCTTCTCGTTTCAACGCGTACTAAACATCGAAATAagagtgcatacgaagctaccggcactcggcgcatgcactttgtccccatcgcagatcgctttgaagatgacggCCGTGCGGGCGCGCGCTTCACCCACATCgccgattgctttcaagatatgccgcctgcgcggccgcgctgtgagctgCAGCCGTTGGAGCAGATCGcatccccccctccctctctccatGGCATCGCCCTCGTGCCTCGCGCAGGAAGGAAAACCGCGCGCTTCCTGCCGGCCTTCCTCCCTCGCAAGctctacattgagccgcgattgccggctcacccgcGTACGCGTACGCTTTCAATCGCACGCACgccatacggctcgcggcgacaattttatcggcGTACGACTTCACatggaacctcacagcgacggcgacgacgacggtgacgccgatggcagaaatgcgcttggagtgtccatataattgctatcgcagtaatatggaccacctggggttctttattaccgtgcacctaaatctaagtaaacgggtgttttctgcgtttcgcccccatcgatatgcggccgccgtggccggtactTGATCCCGTGGCCTCGTCCTTAGCAGTCTAACACCATAACCAcgaaacaaccacggcgggtcttctgcagagtcttttatcaacgaaGGGTGATAATGCACGTGAATGGTATTGCTTCTCAATATTGCTGTTCTTTCCAATCGGCAATGCTAAGGGCTTATGAAAGAAAAGAACTCTTCTAATTAACAGCATTTATTTAGGAAGGCAACATCTCCGCTTGCATACAGAGGTCTTATATATAATTCACTCAGAAACCGAGATAAGGCCAAACCTGATTTACTCGAAATGAAAATCAATAGCAATTATGCGCAGGGGGACCTATACTCGGACTcagagtaaaaaagaaaaagcataaTAGAGGCTGCGTATAGAACAGTTCTTCTCGAGTTTCAGAATTAATTGCAGTTacctaatgaaatctcagtaacgaaaattTACGAGTGGCTACTCGactttactggaaacaatacgtactAGGGTTTATTCGAGTAACgtaatttctcttcttttaaatcttggtgcatgatagttgggacaccctctatataaCTTGGCGCAGTCGTTTCCTCTTTCCCGCTGCATCTTGCTCTGTGACGCACACAACATTTTCTATGCTGATGTTTTGATTGGATGGATGCTTGTTTGGCTGACGtgttaaggcaaaagccttaaaCGCCTCATCTGACGGTGGCCTTGAAAACATGGCGTgtggtacagaaagtcacgtgaacTCGCCGCGCGTAGAGATGCGCTCATGCGACCGCCCGcacgttcgtcgtcatcttcgacagctggctccgacgccgctcatcgtGCAAAAAAAGGCAAAGGAAATGAAGACgaaagttaattcaggcactcgaatccgcgatctttggtgggagaaaacaaatgataagaagtaacaacgcattcgaatgagaatgtcaagtaatgtaAAGAATGTCGCacgagcgcgcaggctttcaccttcttTCGCGTATGCTAACTAGTGACTGAGTTTTTTAGCCTACTGCTTATACTTAACACCCGAAAGCCGTAGCGTTAATAATGAGCAACGCCGGAATGGAGCGTTCAACAGCATTTTCGATCTTAATGTTATCTGACCTCACATTTTACCTCCAAGAAAACGTATAATCGTCAATGCAAGTTGTTGAATACGCGGTTTTGGTGTCTAACTCATATTGTCTTATTCTCTGGCAATGGATAGTTATCCTTGGTGGCAGACGCTATGATGTCAGCGTGCATATAAAAGCTTGCGTACTCCAAGAAACACCCTTTTTTGACGGGGGAAGGCTGCATGTTCCAGCCATTACGCTGGTCAACGCTACGGCAGTCTTTATCCCTGCCTTTGGCCGTAGGCTGCTTCATGAACTGTCTTTGGGACGCATCCAAAATAGAAGTTCTCCATAATGCAAATAGCCTGGCCTGATAAAGAAAGCCAGAAAGCGTTTAATCCTTGCGACACTTGGTTCGCCTAACAGTTATAGCTACGCAGCCGATGATAATGAAGATGCCTGCGAGTGCAGTGACCGAGTGTTGTCTAATAAACTCGTTAAACTCGGTGACACAAAAGCCAGCATCGGTCGTCAGGGGCGGGAGCGAGGAGCAAACGTCATGGTAACGTTGTTGAAGAAAAAGTTTGGACCTGGAAATAGACTTACAAGTCCTTTTTGTGCAAGTACGATTAATaacattacatatatatatacgtagCATCGTCCCACAAGATATTTCTGCGCCAAATCTCCCCATTCAATTCCACAATATATATCAAAAAAATTCGACGCTCTGCCCAAGGATCTATTTTTATGGTCTTTTAGAGAAACACACAAAAAATCTCCAGGCGAAATATATGTTTGCAACTGATGCGTCCATGTGTGATGAGAGATCAAGAGTCGTCTTATTTTTTCCGCACCTGTGTTGACATTTCTGTATTCGTCTTCCTGATTTTACATCTATTTTTGAGACCAAAATAATGGCCATCACTGTAGCCCTGCGCAAGTTGCCATCAATTGTGTGAACATTCGTTAATTTAAGAGATTCGATATATGCGTGCTGAATGCTTACTTGAAGAACAGGCGCGAAAATACTGCCAACATTTCATTGTTTAGTACCTCCAGATATACAGAATGTTAACGTAATTTGGGTACAGGGTCACTGTGAAAGAAACTAAAATGAAATATCAGATTCTCTTGGCAACGCTTCCCTGGATGGCCCGGACGTTGTTTCCGTTTAGCCGGTGAAGGTGTAATTCACTTCAGCAAGATACAGAAAAATCTGTCAGTCAAACAGGTACAAAACAAAACATACTATCGAATTCGGACTTCCAGCGTCTGTATTTCATCTGGAATATTCAGTGGTGTCCATAGCATCAATATAAGGTTACATTTACGAGATTGCGATGCCACACTCCACAGTTACATTTTTATTTGCACAGGGATGGTTTGACGCCGTCCCCTCTCTGTCACGTCTGCAATGAACCGCAGACCAATTGATCAATTCATAATTGTTGTGGTGTCGTTGATTCTCACTACAACGAAAAAGACTTCTCGAGGCTCCGTTTCACAAACTCGGACTCTCATTGACTTCCCAAATTATCCTTTCCATTGGGGCCTGGGCCCTGGGCTGCAGCTATAGGGATGTTTGAATTGCCATATACAATTTTATTCTcaacacaaagagagagagagagagagacgattTATTTGGATCAACTAGGTccttgatcttgaggacgagtgggtgatgtcctcattccaggactccactggccatggctgctcgacgtacttgggggacgagagcttcttgtcccgccagggtattgctggtcagctgtacctcccaccgctcaaatgacgtgctaggcgtctttaagtgttgaggtttgcccccgcacccacgcgagatgtgaaagagcgtagggcgtgtgtcgccgcaccaggggcagatgcagcgatatgtttgtgggtatattttgctgtgtttgtgtaggtttgggaaagtgtttgtttggataagccTGAGAGgtctgcctcttcagtgctgagctttttgtgagagGGAGGATAAATCTTGCGGTTGAGTccctggatctcgagtcggtcgcagtaattggatggcaggggcacgaaggagattgatgagacgattggttttgccccgctcggttgattagcacTGGAGCTAGGGCGTTAGCCCTTTCGTTCCCCTTCAGTCCCGCGTGAGCCGGCGTcgacgtgatttgatgggattcttgcagcctcggacCTAGAATATGAGCCGCCAGCAGCGGTGTTCGTCCGTTCGTAAAGTTACGGCAGGCTTGTTGCCAGTCCGTAACGACacgaacttccctgcccaccctgtcatgttgttttattactagcgccacTGCTATGGTATGAGCCGCCGCTGGGGAcgctgccctgacggaggccgcaagggtcaaggagttgtctctcccgttcacagCGGCTACCGCGAAGTAGGTGGTTTCGGGACCCTGCAGAGGTGGCCTACCctctgcagggtacgccgccacgtccacgtagttTACGTACGGGTCATCCTTCAATTGTCGGCACTGTCTGTCGACgcgagccttgcgtcgtccttcgtggagttcatgactcatgttgttgttgttgcctcaaaacgtgCTCAACACAAGAAGATTGGCGCGATAATTTAATATTATCATCCTTCTCATTTCTTGCAGATTTCACATGCGCAAGTCGGAATTTTATTTCAATCACCTTTAATAAATCCTGCGTGATTACAATTTGATTTCTATTTATAACACTTATATTGCCATTTATTTCTTCATATAATATTGATGTGGGAGCCGGAGCCTTGACAAGCTGCAGTTTGCGGCTTTCTATCCGTTACCCCCATATTTCTTGCAGAGAAATAAAAGTTcctttgatttatttatttatttaattgattgattgcttgattacTTTAATTGTGCCGCCGCTTTTTCGGTCCGCCGTCAgtgatgggtatgtgccatattgaggaaatcatcatcaccatcctcCGGGGCTATGCTACCTGCGGGTATCGCTCCACCACAAATTTTTGGAGGTAGTAATGAATAATATTCTTTGATTTTCAGTGATTCAGGCAACAATCTTGCAATGGACCCATGTATATATCAAGTAGTTAACCTGAATGCATGCTGCCTTGTTAAATATAATCTTAAACGTAAAAACTTCGCTCTTTTTTGCCGCGTGAGGCACGATCAGCTCGTGGTCGCGAGCATGACTACCGCGAGACGAACGCGCTCGTATTTCCAGGTGGCCGCTCTCTTGTCCAGAAGCATCGACTAGCCCCGCTGTTCCCACCGGCTGGCCCCTGTACCCATGGAGAAACACATATGCGGGCCTCTGATCGAGATGTGGGGCAACAACatggcgcgcgtcgtctgggaccTGATCCGGTAGAGGCTCATGGAGCTGTACGTGGACGCCAACCTGAGGGCGTTTGATCTGTCAATCGAACATCGCAAGGAGATCAACGACACGATCACCCTGCAGGCCACCCAGGCGCTCGAGGTACACAACGTGGGCGGCGTCAAGTGCGCCATCACGTCCTAGGAGGTCGTTCTCGAGAAGTACCACTTGAAGCGCACGTGGATGTCGCCCAACGGCGCCATTCGCAGCGCCCTCGGCGGTGACGTCTCCCGGAAGCCGATGGTCTACCGCCACATCCCTCCGCTCGTGAAGCAGTGGCGCAGGCCCATCATCATCGCGCGCCACGCGTTCAGCGACCAGTACAACAGCCAGGACTTCATGGTCCCCGGACCAGGCACGCTCCAGATCAAATACTCGCCCACCATGGGAGCTTCCTATAACATTCACGTAAGCGCCGGCAAATTTAATACGCAGCAGATATACGGGCACTTAAAGGGAAGCTCACGGGGTTTTGGCATTACAaacagtttctcactataacacctagagggtaatctgacGCCACTGTCTGTGccagtttcttaaagggcgctgtgccaTCATGGGAATGGCGGGATATGtttgcgaggcttgtgttggctggggttgaacgaggcttcgtctaaaacgtggatatggctacgcAAATGATACGTTATTAAAATAAAATCTGCATTAatggctttcattcacccatattacatctctgaATAAGTTTACttacctacaatgcaggatcaagcgaagaaaatcaagaacagacaagttgttTTAAAGCGAG
The DNA window shown above is from Dermacentor silvarum isolate Dsil-2018 chromosome 1, BIME_Dsil_1.4, whole genome shotgun sequence and carries:
- the LOC119446344 gene encoding isocitrate dehydrogenase [NADP] cytoplasmic-like — encoded protein: MELYVDANLRAFDLSIEHRKEINDTITLQATQALEEVVLEKYHLKRTWMSPNGAIRSALGGDVSRKPMVYRHIPPLVKQWRRPIIIARHAFSDQYNSQDFMVPGPGTLQIKYSPTMGASYNIHIWQHILEEHNAVHSSLPNQQRLQLSHADTCRPSQLAALSSNQQRSIAGSNFAYRHP